A part of Carassius carassius chromosome 32, fCarCar2.1, whole genome shotgun sequence genomic DNA contains:
- the LOC132112728 gene encoding tyrosine-protein kinase Lck-like, with protein sequence MGNCGSFDPDDEFSYHPDEWCDQCNCPKPPSSQIQQNYDPLIPYPSQYTPPPSSPLPENLVVALYKYEPCHSDDLGFEKGEKLKILNEDDPDWFMAESLFTGQRGYIPQNFVGKLNSMETEPWFFKNLSRNDAMRQLLAPGNTQGSFLIRESETTPGSFSLSVRDLDHTQGDIIKHYRIRNLDAGGFYITTKISFSSLSELVKHYSREADGLCTRLVKPCQTRAPQKPWWQDEWEVPRESLILERRLGQGQFGEVWMGLYNNNRRVAIKSLKTGTMSISAFLAEANLMKALQHPRLVRLFAVVTQEPIYIITEYMENGSLVDFLKTPEGCAIPINTLIDMAAQVADGMAYIEQKNYIHRDLRAANILVSDELICKIADFGLARLIENNEYTAREGAKFPIKWTAPEAINYGTFSIKSDVWSFGVLLTEIVTYGRIPYPGMTNPEVIANLERGYRMPCPDNCPEDLYDIMKHCWTENPDNRPTFEYLRSVLEDFFTATERQYQEQPC encoded by the exons CAGAACTATGATCCTCTGATTCCTTATCCATCCCAGTACACACCTCCACCATCATCTCCTCTTCCAG AGAACCTGGTGGTAGCCTTATACAAATATGAGCCGTGCCACAGCGATGACCTTGGGTTTGAGAAAGGGGAGAAGCTAAAAATCCTAAATGA AGATGATCCTGACTGGTTCATGGCGGAGTCTCTGTTTACCGGGCAGAGGGGATACATACCACAGAATTTTGTAGGGAAACTGAACAGCATGGAGACAGAACC GTGGTTCTTTAAAAACCTTTCCAGGAACGACGCCATGAGGCAATTACTGGCCCCCGGTAATACGCAGGGCTCCTTCCTCATTAGAGAGAGTGAGACCACACCAG GTAGTTTCTCCCTGTCAGTGAGAGACCTGGACCACACACAGGGTGACATCATCAAGCACTACAGAATTCGCAACCTGGACGCGGGCGGATTCTACATCACCACCAAGATCTCCTTCAGCTCCCTCTCAGAGCTGGTCAAACATTATTCAC GAGAGGCCGATGGCCTATGCACTCGCCTGGTGAAGCCGTGTCAAACCCGAGCCCCTCAGAAGCCCTGGTGGCAGGATGAGTGGGAAGTGCCCCGTGAGTCTCTCATACTGGAGCGCAGACTGGGCCAGGGGCAGTTTGGTGAAGTATGGATGG GGCTGTATAACAACAACCGTCGAGTGGCTATCAAGAGTCTCAAGACAGGTACCATGTCCATCAGCGCTTTCCTGGCTGAGGCGAACCTGATGAAGGCCCTGCAGCACCCTCGACTGGTGCGACTTTTCGCTGTGGTTACGCAGGAGCCCATTTACATCATCACTGAGTATATGGAGAACG GTAGCCTGGTGGATTTTTTGAAGACTCCAGAAGGATGTGCTATACCCATCAATACGCTGATCGATATGGCTGCTCAG GTCGCAGATGGAATGGCTTACATAGAGCAGAAGAACTACATCCACAGAGACCTGAGAGCTGCCAACATTTTGGTGTCTGATGAACTCATCTGCAAGATTGCGGACTTCGGCCTCGCCCGCCTCATTGAAAATAACGAATACACTGCCAGAGAAG GTGCAAAGTTTCCTATCAAATGGACGGCACCTGAGGCCATAAACTACGGCACCTTTTCAATCAAATCAGACGTCTGGTCGTTTGGAGTACTGCTGACTGAGATTGTTACCTATGGAAGAATCCCATATCCAG GAATGACAAACCCAGAGGTGATTGCAAATCTTGAGAGAGGGTACCGCATGCCTTGCCCCGATAACTGCCCCGAGGACCTATATGATATCATGAAACACTGTTGGACAGAGAACCCAGACAATCGACCCACATTTGAGTATCTGCGCAGTGTTCTAGAGGACTTTTTCACCGCCACAGAGAGACAGTACCAGGAGCAGCCCTGCTGA
- the LOC132113235 gene encoding transmembrane protein 54-like isoform X2 has protein sequence MVNSGLCCGSLNDDKILMKMGLGLVLVGHVNFLLGALVHGAVLRHIEVFSWNKKLIYPISNVIALVAGLMAIIGGISAIVLSKNKKNQLLSWFLLIVSVLAVLLGAASAVGITVATVRAIMWEGNTLFAYCDLPTNMTYYSITNECPFDPTRIYGTTLILWFPLILMSVVEVVFSCRCFLACSSFLRLNCPWRTDVRLPEETTLPPGDDPNEEEEPTEQNNLLDKDTVAVETSDWL, from the exons GTCTTTGTTGCGGCAGTCTGAACGATGATAAGATCTTGATGAAGATGGGTTTGGGGCTGGTGTTGGTGGGTCATGTGAACTTCTTGTTGGGGGCACTTGTACACGGAGCTGTGCTCAGACACATAGAAGTGTTCTCCTGGAACAAGAAACTCATCTACCCCATCTCCAATGTCATCGCTCTTGTGGCAGGACTTATG GCAATTATTGGTGGAATCTCGGCTATTGTTCTCTCAAAGAACAAGAAAAACCAGCTGCTG AGTTGGTTTCTACTAATTGTGAGTGTCTTGGCTGTTCTCTTGGGTGCTGCCTCTGCAGTGGGAATCACTGTTGCCACAGTGAGGGCCATAATGTGGGAAGGAAACACTCTGTTTGCCTACTGCGACCTGCCTACCAACATGACCTACTACAGCATCACAAATGAATGCCCCTTTGACCCCACACGCATCTAT GGTACTACATTAATCCTATGGTTTCCATTGATTCTGATGTCCGTGGTGGAGGTTGTGTTCTCCTGTCGCTGTTTCTTGGCTTGCTCTTCTTTCCTCCGGTTAAACTGCCCATGGAGGACAGATGTCAGG CTGCCAGAAGAAACCACACTTCCACCAGGAGATGATCCAAACGAGGAGGAGGAGCCTACAGAACAGAACAACCTACTTGACAAAGACACAGTTGCTGTGGAGACTAGTGATTGGCTATAA